DNA from Podarcis muralis chromosome 13, rPodMur119.hap1.1, whole genome shotgun sequence:
TGGAAGTCGCTCGTGTTGAGGCGCGGCCGAGGCAGGTCCCCAAACATCTCAGTGCCATCTGACACCCTCAGCACCAGAGCTCGCATGCTGGCGGCAATTTTCTCCAGGTCGGGGGACGAATGCTGTATTGAGGAGCaagggagagggagccaggtggAGAAGTCTTCgttatttgttttaaataattaagTAAGTGAGCAAAACTAGGTTGCTCCCGTCCTACAGCTAAATTCAGATCTCTACCTAGAAGAGCTTTTCAACAGAAGCTCCCACTGGAACTCTGGAGGTTCTGCCACCCAACTTCCAAAGTCTATGCATTCTACTCTAAGACACACAACTCCTAATTGAGACTCTGTGTATTTCTTTTCTATGTTGTCAATGGTTATAACACAGAACAATATAAAGGCATCAGGGCAGGGCGTGACAAAATTAAGCACCATTAAAAAAGTAACAGGTCAATCAAAGATGCTTTAAGCCACCATATAGGCCTGGTGGTAGAAGAAGATATTCCAGAAACACCTGAAAGttaatgggtttttttgggggggggtctcccaAATCTCCGCTGGAAGTGTGTTCCATAGCATGGGACTGGGGACACTAAATGGCCAACTCCTAGTGGAAGCCATTTGGCCTtttttgtaacccaagatacaCACCCTTCCTTGAGATCCTTCACCTACTTTGCTTTCTGGCTCTCACTAGGTGCAAGCAGCTCCAGCACCCAGGATGCCCCCTAAGTCTCCCTCTTCTCCATCAAACCGGTCTCAGGCATTATCCTTTGCTcaagcaccattaaaaaaaacaccattgctGATTTTCGCATAAAGTACACATCACACAATTGTCTGCCAAAACCATGAGGAGGGTGAAAGGGCTGTGGAGGACTTAACAGGCCTCACCTTGCTCACTTCCGACTTCTCTCCCGTTGGCCACACACATTCAAACCCTATCTTTGCAATCGTAAGAActtgatttttaaagaaagcaaagcaaagctgagACTCGCCTGGTGAATTAACGCAAACGACATTCGTTTCTGTGCATTCAAGCTGCAGCCACAGGATATGCACAGCCCCAGCCACTTACAAAAGCTACAATGACACCTGTAGGAACTGGGGGGGTTGAACTTTTTGCAAATGTGGCCCCAGCATCTTTCCAGCAGCGACTCTACCACCCTGCTGGAAGATGTGTTTTTTCTGGAGCTTACCCACCAGCCGAACCCTACACACCTGTcttaaaaaggaagggggagagcTCTGgagtgtatccccccccccaaaaaaaatatgtctGCCTTTCCAATACACACATTCTCAGTTCCTACCCACCTTGCTGTTCTCTTCATCAGAGGATCGCATCTCTTGCCGTTGCTCCTTGAAGCCCCAGATAGGCACTGAGACAGGCAAGGACTTGGCATACTGATGGCTGAGGGGTGGAGGGGCTGTCTGGCCAGGAGCCTCCTCACTTAGACTCCCATCTGGTAGAGAGAAATGGGGGGAGAAAAATGGGTCAGAAGGAcggaaggaaataaaaagaaatgaacCATCAGAAAGCATCCTCCTCCCTAGCTACAGGAGGGAAGGGATAACATCACTCTCGCAGGAACTATGCTCCCATTTAGTTCGAATTCCTAAAACtcactaaagcagtgtttctcaaacttgggtcctcagctgttgttggactacaactcccataatccctgaccactggtcctgctagctggggatgatgggagttgtagtccaacaacagctaaggACCCAACACTGCAATGAAAAGGTGGTATGTTTTTTACAGATGAGTGATGTTGTTTTGCAGCATCCCATGAAACTTCCAGCTTTTGCTGACATAGCATGCACCTGAGAAGGAAGGTTCAGTTTTGGCCGGGAGAGGCCTGAAGAGAGACTCCGCTACAGGAAGCCAGACATTTCAAGCAAATGTCTCCTTCCTACTGTATAAAGTCCCTGACATGCCTCCCTTATCTTTTGTAAATTTAGCAGTAACAAAAGAGTGTCAGGCTCCCTTCTGGAAGTGTTGAACAAAGATAAAATCTCCTAAACGTTACTCCTTTCCTTTGCCCACCAGTTCTTGCAATTACTAGATCAAGTAGTTCCCAATGGCCTGAGGCTCTTGTCAGAACAGCCCAACATATTTGCTGATCTCTTTTCCCTACCTCACCTGGACAGCAAAATCAGATGCATCTCTAGAAGCTGTTTTGCAAGGTTTTTTAGACAGACTCTTCCCGGCTTGCCTTACAGTTTGTAAGATGAACATGGAGCTTCCATGTTCCAAGGCAGTATCTCCAAGTCTGTTGCCGGGTGCTACATCTTAAGAGGTATGTGATATTTGGAGCCAAGTTATCAGGAGGTGGTCTGCCCACTTGCAAGCTTTCCCCGAGACACCTGCTTTTACTTTGCTGGAGGTAGAACAAAAGGACTATGGGGACATTTGGCTGGGAAAGGCAATTCGTTTGTCATTAGGATGCACATAACTTCTGCTGCCACCGCCCTTCAAAACCCTGGTAGAATAAAAAAACTTAATGAATGTATGAAGCAACAGAGCCCTACTCCTTGTACCTATTGTTCACATTTATTGTATCCTTCCTCTGAGCAGCTCAAAACAGCAAGGGTGGAGATTGGGGGGGTCCCCTCTTTTATCCTCTTAGACCACCTTGTAAGGTAGGCTAgcctggcctaaggtcacccagtgagcttcagggccaagCAGGGATTAAAACCCAAGTTTCTCTGGTACACTCTCACCACTTTGCTCCTCTGACTGCTGATCCTCTCCCACAAGGAAGATCCTGACAAACAGAGGGGATGTGGGAAAAGCTGCTCCCTCAAGATACCTATAAAGTCTTGAATGACTCCAGGCCTAATGCAAtcagcagggacgtgggtggcgctgtgggttaaaccacagagcctaggacttgctgatcagaaggtcagtggtttgaatccccgtgacggggtgagctcccgttgctcggtccctgctcctgccaacctagcagtacgaaagcacgtccaagtgcaagtagataaataggtaccgctccggcgggaaagtaaatggcatttccatgcgctgctctggttcgccagaagcggcttagtcctgctggccacatgacctggaagttgaacactggctccctcagccagtaaagcgagatgatcgccggaaccctagagtcggccacggctggtcctaatggtcaggggtccctttacctttacctaatgcaatCAGCAGTATCTTGGCTTCTTCCACATTTGCAGTCAACATAGTATGTGCATTGTGGGAAGCTGGCAGAGGGAGTGAagagactaaaaaaaaaaagtgggagatTCAGCTGCCGCTCACCGTCAGTGCTCTCCAGATCAGAGTCGAAGAAAGGCTCATATTCCTGGCTTGGAGAATCCTCGTCCATCAcaaacaaacctggaagtgaattaaaaacaaaacagaattagATCTCGCTGAGTTGTATGCACAGGGACCCCCTATTTGAACATGAGAAGTAGCCGTTCTGGGACTGCTTATCGAGCGATCAACACAGTCACATCCGGAGaaccaatctccccccccccccccaattatactGGGATCCCTCACTCACTAGTTAGGTACAGCTATATTTTGCTTCAAGTTCCATCTCTCAACTGAGAGATGCAAGTGGCAACTGTAAGCAAAGCGTCTTCCCCTTCCTGTGGCAACTTTAAAAACTAAGAAGAACGCATTTGATCAGGTCAATGGCTCCTCTAACCCAGCATTCTGCTCCCacgagtggccaaccagatgccttctgggaaacctacaagcacaGGAGAAGACTCCCACatggtggtttccagcaactggttttcagaagcattatcatctccagctgtggaggcagagaatagacAGCATGGTTCATAGCCattgagagccctctcctccatgaatttgtacaATCCTCtattatgttttttctttttttattaaatgttacccaaaaaaatgaatagaaaaaaagaaatagaaacaatacataaccatacataaaaacattttgTCTACACAATTTTCCAGAATGCAGGCTAGAagacaaaagataaaataaacaagaaaaagaatgaagagaaaaaatatttttcataatCAATTATTCCAAATTCATACTTCAAACATCACAATATTtaaatcctagttaaaatattataaaagacttccaccgcaTTCACCACACGTCTCTTGGTTATCTAATTCAcctttacatctgttcttcagtCACTCCCTTTCCTTAAATTCTTTCGGAGTCCATCTAATCTTTGTATTCTCAgtattcttcacaaggttagtctaAGCACAACCAAACTTTCATGTTTGATCCCTGTTtgtgtaaatattcatttaagcattcccattgtttctgtaCCATAGTTTTAGATTTATGCCTTATTATATCCGTCAATTTTGCTAATTCCAGATACTCACATAGTTTACTTAACCATTCCCTTTTTGTTAGGATGTTATTTCCTTTCCAGTAACTGGCCACCAgtgttctcgctgctgttgttgcatataggaATATGTTAATTTTATCTTTGGGGATATCCTTACTCAAAATTCCTAATAAGTATGCTTCTGCCCTTTTGTTACATGAAacctttattaattttttaatttcttcatggattatttcccagaattttttgatctctgaacatgtccaccacatatggtttAGAGTGCCCTTCGTCTTATTGcatctccaacatttattactaatCGATCTATTCATTTTTGCTAGTCTGTCTATTTTAAAGCCACCTGGGTCGGTAGCCAATTTTAACATCATATACCTGCGTGGAACTCCTCACCAGATGAGgtggtgattttttatttttaaaaagtatttctgaTTTAAGAACGTACCAGAGGGAAAGGGTGGGAGAGGGGTTGCTTTTTTCAGTGCCAAGAGGTACAGATTAAAGGACAAAGCATTTGTGTTCAGTCTCTGAAAAATACCGCATTTCTCATTATTTCCACATCAAAATATAAGCTAAAacgggagctgggacagagcctgGAAACCTGACAGCCAGTTTTGCTACATCTCCTTAAGCGGCACAAAAAATAGTATTTTTCTGCGATAACATCTGATCACAATGTACGTCAGCAGCCCAGTTTTCTGGGACGGCAACTGGaccagcacatagttaaaacgaTGGGATTTACTATTACAGGATGTTAATAGTGGCACCAAACTTTAACGTCTTTAAAAggggcttagacaaattcatggaggataaagctatcaatgggtaTTGGCAGGTAgtgtgtttttggtttttaatttttttatcgaAACTTTTCagcatacaatacaaaaacaaactaTTCTaaatagtaaaaaagaaaaagtgaaggggagtggggtggggtgggaatacaAAGCCCTCTATCAggggtagatcttaacccttgtctcCCACAAAAGCGGGTGGACCCTCCCAGCTTTCACCTGGGAGCATCCCATTCGTCTCCCAggctcccaccctgggagatcttcccttccctgtctCTCACACAGGGTTTTTTCCTGTTTTCAAACCACCCTCCCACTAAAGTGGTCAATTTCCGCAAGTTCTATCACCATAAACACCACTTTGAAACACTTTTGCTTCTAGGTTGTGAGCTTGAGGCTATATTGCAACTCTTTAGGGGACAGATTTAAAGAGTCGAAAATTATACTTTCAAGTATTGCTAAAATGGTGAAGAGCTCCTCTCCCCTTTGGGAAGGCATGGTGATGTGCTGTGTGCCTGGATATGGATTCTGATCTGGAAAAAAAGCATTATCCAAAGTTGAGTTTCTGAGAAAGGGGCATCTCCTATTCAGCAGGCAAAAGCAGCACCCTACAAATACTTGTAGAGCTTGAGACCCAACTACTGCGTGCTAGGTGTCAGGAAACATCCAACAGGAGTGAAGAAAGTGTTACTTTGGAAGAAGCAGATTCAATGAGAAAGCCACACCAAAATTTCAGCTCATTTATCTGTTTATTATCTGTGCTCTGAACTAGTGCATCCTGACCAGAACAGGCAAAATACTCAGGATTTTGCGgtgaagaaagaaaaaccaagtTTCTAGGAGTTAAAGGCACACTTTCAGCAGTTTTCCACATAAGGAAATCTTGATATTGCTACGGACAAACCTCAGGCATGGAACAAACCCTTGTTGAGggtgaaataataacaataatgactTTAAACCAAGCATTATCCTATGCAGACTGATTCAGCTGAGCATTAGTGCTGCAAAGCTTGCCTTCCTGAATTGAAAGAGGTCTGGTGGTTTCCTCTGGGGACACAGCCACAGCAGAGAATGCTCCAGGCTACTTGAGAAGGGACAGTCCTAGCAGCAGCTCCTGGGAGGCAGGAATAATGTAGGACACATTCACACcatttatttaaagcactgtgatactaaAGGGAGCTTAAGGGTAACAACTAAGAGTTGTTAAGAAacccctcctcttctcacagacctacaattcagagttccctgggaagagggattgattcttAAATCACGAAGATTTTTAAACTCTGGGGGAGGAGTAGGATCTCAAAACAACTttcatcacccttaacaaactacagctcccagaattctttgggagaagccacaactgtttcaATGGTATcattgtgatttaaatgtatggtgtgaatgttgcTTTAATGAATTTACTTCTGGCTACTGTGACTTTTTGCTTTATTTGTTAAGATGTTGCCTATCACTCCCCATTTTTAGTGATTATACAGCATTTCATTGATGCTACTAACAGCCACTGTAAGCATTTTAAGGAAAGCAgagataaatatattttttccacAAACAAACCACCGACTGCACATAGACGTACCAGTGGTGTCACTGGGATGCTCTCTCCCACCTGGCTGCTCCAATTCTGTCAATGTATTCCTGTCTCCTTCATCGTCTTCCTCTTCAGGCTCCTGGCCTCCAGAAGCCTGGGGCAAGGGCCCCTGGGGGGTAGGTGTCCTGTGTGGGGCAGGCTCATCTGAGGCATTGGTAGAGGGGCAGCTCCTGGAGTAAGACCCGTTGGTGGGACCTGGGCGGGGGGCAGAAGGAGGACGGGCAGCATAGGTAAAGGCGGTG
Protein-coding regions in this window:
- the AKT1S1 gene encoding proline-rich AKT1 substrate 1 isoform X3 yields the protein MPCEGRGSGRGLREEEEAVVVWRRRGAHKCLGEGQRMTNMADNHKESWAALVAAAEQYRRQTGNEIVLLTAFRAPPPGGFSYAQHGSGALADAVQRYLEDIAVVHKTTAFTYAARPPSAPRPGPTNGSYSRSCPSTNASDEPAPHRTPTPQGPLPQASGGQEPEEEDDEGDRNTLTELEQPGGREHPSDTTGLFVMDEDSPSQEYEPFFDSDLESTDDGSLSEEAPGQTAPPPLSHQYAKSLPVSVPIWGFKEQRQEMRSSDEENSKHSSPDLEKIAASMRALVLRVSDGTEMFGDLPRPRLNTSDFQKLQRKY
- the AKT1S1 gene encoding proline-rich AKT1 substrate 1 isoform X2 is translated as MKKPLRPLKGREGALRSFSSAIFVTGNVRAPLSCLVRAEGVGGASGRRRRRLLFGGGGGPISVLGRVKGERSGFRVVAPEGGGEASAEEELRGAGRMTNMADNHKESWAALVAAAEQYRRQTGNEIVLLTAFRAPPPGGFSYAQHGSGALADAVQRYLEDIAVVHKTTAFTYAARPPSAPRPGPTNGSYSRSCPSTNASDEPAPHRTPTPQGPLPQASGGQEPEEEDDEGDRNTLTELEQPGLFVMDEDSPSQEYEPFFDSDLESTDDGSLSEEAPGQTAPPPLSHQYAKSLPVSVPIWGFKEQRQEMRSSDEENSKHSSPDLEKIAASMRALVLRVSDGTEMFGDLPRPRLNTSDFQKLQRKY
- the AKT1S1 gene encoding proline-rich AKT1 substrate 1 isoform X1, which codes for MKKPLRPLKGREGALRSFSSAIFVTGNVRAPLSCLVRAEGVGGASGRRRRRLLFGGGGGPISVLGRVKGERSGFRVVAPEGGGEASAEEELRGAGRMTNMADNHKESWAALVAAAEQYRRQTGNEIVLLTAFRAPPPGGFSYAQHGSGALADAVQRYLEDIAVVHKTTAFTYAARPPSAPRPGPTNGSYSRSCPSTNASDEPAPHRTPTPQGPLPQASGGQEPEEEDDEGDRNTLTELEQPGGREHPSDTTGLFVMDEDSPSQEYEPFFDSDLESTDDGSLSEEAPGQTAPPPLSHQYAKSLPVSVPIWGFKEQRQEMRSSDEENSKHSSPDLEKIAASMRALVLRVSDGTEMFGDLPRPRLNTSDFQKLQRKY